The DNA region CCGGCGTCGGGAAGACCGAGGCGGCCAAGGCGCTCGCGGGCGTGCTGGGCGCCCGGCTGATCCGGTTGCAGTGCTACGAGGGCCTGGACGCGTCCGCGGCGCTGTACGAGTGGAATTACGCCCGGCAGCTGCTGCACCTGCGCGCCGCCGAGGTGCGCGGCGAGCGCGTGAGTGACGAGGACCTGTACGCCGAGCGCTTCCTGCTGCCCCGGCCGCTCCTGCAGGCGATCCGGGAGGACGCCGCGCCGGTGCTGCTGATCGACGAGGTGGACCGCGCCGACGAGGCCTTCGAGGCCTTCTTGCTGGAACTGCTCTCGGAGTGGCAGGTCACGGTGCCGGAACTGGGCACACTGACGGCCCGGTCGCGCCCGCACGTGCTGCTGACCAGCAACCGCAGCCGCGAACTCAGTGACGCGCTGCGGCGCCGCTGCCTGTACCACTGGGTGGATTACCCCACCCGCGCGCAGGAGCTGGAGATCGTCCGCACCCGCCTGCCGGGCATCGACGGGGCGCTGGCGCAGCAGGTCACCGACGCCGTGCACACCCTGCGGGCCCTGCCGCTCGGCAAGCCGCCGGGCGTGGCGGAGACGCTGGACTGGGCGGCGGCGCTGGTGGCGCTGCACCGCGGGGCGCTGGACGCCGCGGCGGTCGCGGACACCCTGGGCGCGGTCCTGAAGCTGAGGGAGGATCAGCTGCTGGCCGCCCCGACCCTCAAGGGCCTTTCCACGCCCGGCTGAGATGGAGGCTGCCGAGGTCCTCTCCGGGCGCCTGCCGGAATTCGTGCGGCAGCTGCGGGAACAGCACGGCTTCCTGGTGGGGCCGGGCGAGACGGAAAGCGCCCTGCGGGCCCTGCAGGCGGTGGACCTCCGCCGTGAGGCCGAGGTCCGGGAAGCGCTGCGGGCGGTGCTGACCGGCCGGCGCGAGCAGGGCCCGGTGTTCGACGCGGCGTTCCGGGCGTTCTTCCACCCGGCGGCCACGGCCGGGACCCCTCCCCTCCCCCGCCTGAACGCGCCCCCGGCCCCGGCGGCCCGCCCGGCCGGCAACACGGCGCGCGAGGGGCCGCCCACCCGCCCGGGCGAGGACCCGGACGCGGCACCTACCGACGCCGAGGCGGCCGGCCCGGTGCGCCCGGCGGGGCGGCCCCGGCCGGGCGACTCGCTGGGCGACGCCATCCAGGCGCAGACCCGCCGGACCCTGCTCAGCCCGAACGCGGCGGAGGGCGGCGAGGCGCTCGTGCAGGGCGCGGACCTGCACGAGCTGCTGGGCGTGGCGGGGCGGCTGGTGCGGGCGGTGCCGCTGGGCCCGTCGCGGCGGTTGCGGGCGCAGGCGCGCGGCACGCGGCTGGAGGTCCGGGGCACGCTGCGCGCCGCGGCCCGCATGGGGGGCGAGGCGACGCGGCTGTACTGGCGGGGCCGGCCGCGCCGGGACCCGCGGTTCCTGGTGGTGCTGGACGGCAGCCGCAGCATGGGCGAGGCGGCCGGGCGGCTGCTGCGCTTCGCTCAGGCGCTGGCGCTGCGCGGGCGGGTGGAGGTGTTCGTGTTCAGCACCGGCCTGCACCGCCTGACCCCGCAGCTGCGCCGGACGCCGCCGGGCGCGCCGCTGCGCCTGCCGGCGCTGGGGGACGCCTGGGGCGGGGGAACGCGCATCGGGGAGAACCTGCTGCGCCTGACGCGGGACGAGCAGGCGCGCGTCACGCCGGACACGCTGGTGCTGGTCCTGAGTGACGGGCTGGACACCGGCGACCCGGCGCTGCTGGTGCGGGCCCTGCGGGACCTGAAGCGCCGCAGTGCGGGCGTGGTGTGGCTCTCGCCGCTGGCAGGTACGGCCGGCTACCGGCCGGTGCAGGTGGCGGTGCAGGCGGCGTGGCCGCACCTGCGGGCGTTTCTGCCGGCGGGCCGCGTGGCGGACCTGCATGCGCTGCCCGGGCGGCTGCGGGAGGCGGCCCTCAGAGGTCGCGGCGGCTGAGGCGCCACGCGGCCCCGCCCACCGCGACCAGCGTCAGGACGGCCGCCCAGGCGAGCAGGCCGGGGTTCATGGGGTCACTGCCGAAAAAGGGGTTGGCGCCCTGGGAGCGGCGGGCGATTTCCAGCAGCAGGTCGGGTTGCAGGTGGTAGCTGGCCCCCAGCCACAGGGCGTTGGTGGGCATGGCGATGTTCGCGGCGCGGCCCAGGGTGGTGAGGGTGGGGTTGGCGCTGATCTGCCCGATGGCGCTGAGGATCCCGCCGGCCGAGCCGAGGCCGTACAGAACGAACACGCCGATCCCGCCGGCCAGGGTGGTGAACAGGGTGCTGCCCAGCACGGTCAGGGCGGTGAGCAGCGCGACCGCCAGGGCGATCAGGAGCACCGCGGCGCCCGGGGCCGGCGGCAGGTAGCCGGTGATGGCGTACACGCCGCCCAGCAGCGTGGCGCTGAGCAGCGCGACGTACGTGACGTTCACGGTGAGGAAGCCCAGCCAGCGGCCCAGGACCAGTTCGCTGCGGCGGATGGGCCGGGCGATGACGCTCTGCATCACGCCGTTCTCGATGTCGCCGCTGATCGCGCCGACGGTGGAGAGCACGCTCATCAGGGACGCCAGGAAGTACACGAGGTACATGCCGAGCATCGCGGCGTACATGACGGGCAGGTTGCCGCTGCCGTTGGCGCTGCGGCCGTTCAGGCCGGCCTCGGCGGCGCGGGCGTCCAGGGACGCGTCCATGCGGAAGATGCCGTACAGGTAAAACCCGATGAACAGCGCGCTCAGGACCAGCAGCACCGCCACCAGGCGTTTGCGCACGGCCTCGCGCAGGGACAGTTCCGTGACCAGCAGGACGTTACGCACGGGCGACCTCCGGGCGGGGCGCGCGGGCGGCTTCCGGAGTGTCCTCGATCAGGTCCAGGAACATGGTTTCCAGGTCCGGGCGGCGGGGCGTGAGGGCGTGCAGCTCCGCGCCGGCCGTGAACACCGCGCGGGCCAGCGCGGGAATGGCGGACGCCTGCGCCACCCACACCTCCAGGTCCACGTGCGTGGCGGGGTTGGTGTCCACGCGCCGCACCTCGCCCAGGCCGCGCAGGGTGTCCAGCAGGCCGTCGGGGAGGCGGTTCACGCGCAGGTCCACGGGCAGCACGCCGCCCATCAGGTCGCGCATGCTGCCCTGTTCCAGCACCCGGCCCTGTTTCACGAACGCCACCCGGTCACACACCTGCTCCACTTCGGACAGCAGGTGAGAGTTCAGGAACACGGCCACGCCCTCCGCGCGCAGCCGCTCGATGATCTCGCGCACCTCGACCCGGCCGATGGGGTCCAGGGCGCTGGTGGGTTCGTCCAGGAACACCAGGCGCGGGTGGGCCAGGATCGCCCCGGCCAGCCCGGCGCGCTGCAGCATGCCCTTGCTGTACCCGCCCAGCGTCTCCCGGCCGCGCCCGCCCAGGCCCACGGTCTCCAGCACCTGCGGGATGCGGGCGCGCAGTTCGGCGGCCTTCAGGCCGGCGAGCCGGCCGTGGAATGTCAGGAATTCCTCGGCGGTCATCCAGGTCTGGAACCGGAACTGCTCGGGCAGGAAGCCCAGGCGCGCGCGGACCTGCGGGTCGGCGGGCCGGCCGCCCAGGACCTGCACCTCGCCGGCCGTGGGCAGCACGAGCCCCAGGAGCATCTTCACGGTGGTGCTTTTCCCGGCGCCGTTGGGTCCCAGGAACCCGAAGACCTCGCCTTCCGGGACGGTCAGGGTCAGGCCGTCCACCACGGCCCGAGAGCCGTACACCTTGCGCAGTTCCCGCGTCTCGATGGCATTCACCCGGCCAGCATAGGGGGCCGGGACGGGACGGAAATCCTGCGAAAGATGCAGTCGGTGGCGCGGCCCTGGGTATCATTGCCGCGCCCATGCCTGCGCCTGCTGCCCCCACGGCCGTGATCCGCCTGTCTGCCCGGCCGGGCGGGGGGGCGTCCTGGCGCACCTTCCGTGACCCGGTGCGGGTGGTGCAGGCCCTCACCCTGGCCGAGGTGCAGCCCGCCCTGCGGGAGGTGGAGGCGGCCGCGCAGGCCGGCCTGCACGCGGTGGGGCTGGTGGCGTACGAGGCCGCCCCGGCGTTCGAGCCGGCCCTCCCGGTGCGGGAGACCGGGGGGTTCCCGCTGGTGTGGTTCGCGCTGTTCGACGGGTTCACCGAGGAAGGCCCGGACGCCCCGGGGCCCTTCACGGTGGGCGACTGGACGGAGGACGTGACCCGGGAGGCGTACGCGGCGGCCATCGCGGAGATCCGCGGGCAGATCCAGGCCGGGAACACCTATCAGGTGAACCACACCGCGCGCCTGCACGCGGCGTTCGCGGGCGACGACCGGGCGTGGTTCGCGGCGCTCAGCGCGGCGCAGCCCACGCCGTACGGCGCGTACCTGAACCTGGGCCGCTGGCGCGTGCTGAGCGTGTCCCCGGAACTGTTCTTCCGCCTGGAGGGCGGCGTGCTCACCACCCGGCCCATGAAGGGCACCACGCCGCGCGGCCGCACCGAGGACGAGGACCGGGAGAGGGCGGCGTGGCTGCCGCAGTCGGTGAAGAACCGGGCGGAGAACGTGATGATCGTGGACCTGCTGCGCAACGACCTGGGCCGCGTGGCGGCGTTCGGGTCGGTGCGGGTCACGGAGCTGTGCCGGGTGGAGCGGCTGCCGACCCTGCTCACCATGACGTCCACGGTGCAGGCGCGGGTGCGGGCCGGGCTGGGCCTGACCGACGTGTTCGCGGCGCTGTTCCCGTGCGGGTCGGTGACGGGCGCGCCGAAGATCAACACCATGCGCCTGATTCACGCGCTGGAACCGCAGGCGCGGCGGGTGTACTGCGGCGCGGTGGGCGTGGTGGAACCGGGCGGCGACGCGGTGTTCAACGTGCCGATCCGCACCGTGCTGCTGGACACCGAGACCGGCGTGGCCGAGTACGGCGCGGGCGGTGGCATCACCTGGGACTCGGAGGCCGGAGACGAGTTCGCGGAACTGCAGGTCAAGGCCCGGGTGCTCACCGCACGGCCCCCGGCGTTCGAGCTGCTCGAAACTCTGCGCCTGGAGGCAGGGACGTTCCGGCACCTGCCCGGACACCTGGCGCGCCTGGCGGCCAGCGCGCGGTACTTCGCCTTCCCCTGGAATGAGGCCGGGATGCAGGCCGAGCTGGGCCGGGCGGCCGCCACGCACCCGGCCGGCGTGCACCGCGTCCGGCTCCGGCTGGCCCGGGACGGCGGCGTGACCGTGCAGGTCCTGCCGCTGGGCGAGAACCCGCCGGTGGTGCCGGCCGCGCTGGCCCGCACGCCAGTGGACAGCAGCGACGTGTTCCTGTTTCACAAGACCACCCACCGCGCGGCGTACGAGGTCCGCGCCGCAGAGGTGCCACCCGGCCATGAGGCGCTGCTCACGAACGAGCGTGGAGAACTGACCGAGTTCACCACCGGCAACGTGGTCCTGCGGCTGGATGGCCGGCTGGTCACGCCGCCGGTCACCTGCG from Deinococcus ficus includes:
- a CDS encoding ABC transporter permease is translated as MRNVLLVTELSLREAVRKRLVAVLLVLSALFIGFYLYGIFRMDASLDARAAEAGLNGRSANGSGNLPVMYAAMLGMYLVYFLASLMSVLSTVGAISGDIENGVMQSVIARPIRRSELVLGRWLGFLTVNVTYVALLSATLLGGVYAITGYLPPAPGAAVLLIALAVALLTALTVLGSTLFTTLAGGIGVFVLYGLGSAGGILSAIGQISANPTLTTLGRAANIAMPTNALWLGASYHLQPDLLLEIARRSQGANPFFGSDPMNPGLLAWAAVLTLVAVGGAAWRLSRRDL
- a CDS encoding vWA domain-containing protein, which gives rise to MEAAEVLSGRLPEFVRQLREQHGFLVGPGETESALRALQAVDLRREAEVREALRAVLTGRREQGPVFDAAFRAFFHPAATAGTPPLPRLNAPPAPAARPAGNTAREGPPTRPGEDPDAAPTDAEAAGPVRPAGRPRPGDSLGDAIQAQTRRTLLSPNAAEGGEALVQGADLHELLGVAGRLVRAVPLGPSRRLRAQARGTRLEVRGTLRAAARMGGEATRLYWRGRPRRDPRFLVVLDGSRSMGEAAGRLLRFAQALALRGRVEVFVFSTGLHRLTPQLRRTPPGAPLRLPALGDAWGGGTRIGENLLRLTRDEQARVTPDTLVLVLSDGLDTGDPALLVRALRDLKRRSAGVVWLSPLAGTAGYRPVQVAVQAAWPHLRAFLPAGRVADLHALPGRLREAALRGRGG
- the pabB gene encoding aminodeoxychorismate synthase component I, which produces MPAPAAPTAVIRLSARPGGGASWRTFRDPVRVVQALTLAEVQPALREVEAAAQAGLHAVGLVAYEAAPAFEPALPVRETGGFPLVWFALFDGFTEEGPDAPGPFTVGDWTEDVTREAYAAAIAEIRGQIQAGNTYQVNHTARLHAAFAGDDRAWFAALSAAQPTPYGAYLNLGRWRVLSVSPELFFRLEGGVLTTRPMKGTTPRGRTEDEDRERAAWLPQSVKNRAENVMIVDLLRNDLGRVAAFGSVRVTELCRVERLPTLLTMTSTVQARVRAGLGLTDVFAALFPCGSVTGAPKINTMRLIHALEPQARRVYCGAVGVVEPGGDAVFNVPIRTVLLDTETGVAEYGAGGGITWDSEAGDEFAELQVKARVLTARPPAFELLETLRLEAGTFRHLPGHLARLAASARYFAFPWNEAGMQAELGRAAATHPAGVHRVRLRLARDGGVTVQVLPLGENPPVVPAALARTPVDSSDVFLFHKTTHRAAYEVRAAEVPPGHEALLTNERGELTEFTTGNVVLRLDGRLVTPPVTCGLLAGVERADALARGQVTEQVLTAADLGRAAEVWHVNSMRGWRRAELTLSPAVAGESAGN
- a CDS encoding AAA family ATPase, with amino-acid sequence MDGTPAGIPATLPPLGDLQAAFRGQGYVTGEALGTALRLVVALGRPLLLEGPAGVGKTEAAKALAGVLGARLIRLQCYEGLDASAALYEWNYARQLLHLRAAEVRGERVSDEDLYAERFLLPRPLLQAIREDAAPVLLIDEVDRADEAFEAFLLELLSEWQVTVPELGTLTARSRPHVLLTSNRSRELSDALRRRCLYHWVDYPTRAQELEIVRTRLPGIDGALAQQVTDAVHTLRALPLGKPPGVAETLDWAAALVALHRGALDAAAVADTLGAVLKLREDQLLAAPTLKGLSTPG
- a CDS encoding ABC transporter ATP-binding protein is translated as MNAIETRELRKVYGSRAVVDGLTLTVPEGEVFGFLGPNGAGKSTTVKMLLGLVLPTAGEVQVLGGRPADPQVRARLGFLPEQFRFQTWMTAEEFLTFHGRLAGLKAAELRARIPQVLETVGLGGRGRETLGGYSKGMLQRAGLAGAILAHPRLVFLDEPTSALDPIGRVEVREIIERLRAEGVAVFLNSHLLSEVEQVCDRVAFVKQGRVLEQGSMRDLMGGVLPVDLRVNRLPDGLLDTLRGLGEVRRVDTNPATHVDLEVWVAQASAIPALARAVFTAGAELHALTPRRPDLETMFLDLIEDTPEAARAPRPEVARA